The genome window TCGGTGCACTCGGATGCCTTGTCGGACAAGAACGCCTTGACCACGGGCGTGAGCAGCGAGACCAGTGCCTCGTGGGCCTCCTCCTCCAGTGGGTCGGGGTGAACCGCGGCGAGGTCCAGGTTCAGGCTCACCCAGAAACAGAAGGCCCGCCCGCCTTCGACCAGGGCACGCATCGTCATCAGCATCCGGCGTACGTCGGGGTGCACGATGATCGGATCGGCGGGCAGCTCGGGATGCTTGGGGCCGGTCACCGAGCGTCCCGCCAGGCGCTCGCGGGTGTAGTTCAGCGCGTTGCGGTAGGCCGCGTCCGATACGCCCACGGCACAGGCTCCGGTCGCCAGCCGCATGTGGTTCATGATGATGAACATGTTCGCCATGCCGCGGTTCGGGGCTCCGACGAGATAGCCGGTCGCACCGTCGAAGTTCGTCACGCAGGTCGGGCTGGCGTGGACGCCGAGCTTCTTCTCCAGCGAGCTGACGGAGAACCCGTTACGCTCACCGAGTTCGCCGTCGGGCCCCACGAGGTACTTCGGGACGAGGAACAGGCTGATCCCCCTGATCCCTTCCGGTGCGTTGGGCAGCCGCGCGAGGACGAGGTGGACGATGTTCTCGGTCAGGTCGTGATCGCCCCAGCTGTTGAACATCTTCGTGCCGGTGATCCGGAAGCTGCCGTCGGCGTTCAGCTCCGCCCGGGTCCGCAACAGACCCAGCGCCGTTCCGCAGTGGGGTTCCGTCAGCGACATCGCCGTCATCCACTCACCGGTGACGATCTTCGGCAGGTACCGGGCCTTGAGTTCGTCGGAGGCACGCCGGCTGATCACCTCGTACGCGCCCGGTGAGGTGAGTGGGGCCATGGCGAAGGAGAAATTGGCGCCGGCGAGTACCTCCTCGATGATGGTGTAGAGGAAGCCCGGCATGCCGTCGCCACCATCCTCGGTGCGACAGGTCAGCGAAGGCCAGCCGCCGTCGACGTAGCCACGATAGGCGTCGACGAAGCCGGGCGCGCACACGACACCGTCCGGGCCCAGTGTTGCGCCCACGCGGTCGCCTTCGGCGTTCCACGGTGCGATCTCCTTGGCTGCGAAATCGCCGAAAAGATCGATCGTGGACGAGACGAGGTCTTCGTCGACGTTCTCGAAACCGGAGAACTCCGTCAGGTGTCCCACGGCGAGGACATCGTTGAGGACGAACTTCAGATCGTCCAGGGGAGGTTGGTAATCAGGCATGACAGTCCTTTCCAGCTTCCTCCGACTCGGTTGCGGACAACCGTTCAGCCGGACTCGGTCACGGCTTCCCGAGCCGGTTCTCCCGCTTCGCGGAGCCGCCGGCGGTTCAGCTTGTTGGTCGCCGTCCTCGGCAACGACGACACGAAGTGGAACTTGCGCGGGCGTTGGTAGCCCGACAGTGGCGACGTGGCCATGAAGTCCTCCAGGGCCTTCGCCGTCAACGACGGGTCACCGGTCACCACGAAGGCGTGGACCTGCTGGCCCCACTCCGGATGCGGCAGACCGACGACTGCCGCCTCAGTCACGGACGGATGGCCCAGCAGCACCTCTTCGACCGCGTTGGGCATGATGTTGATGCCGCCCGAGATGATCATGTCGTCGCTGCGGCCCTCAAGGAACAGGAAACCGTCCTCGTCGAGTCGGCCCAGATCGCCGGAACGCCACCAGCGGCGGCCGTCCTCGTCCACGTGGAACAGCTTCGCTGTCAACGCCTCGTCGCCCCAGACGCCCTCGCCCACACTCGGCGAGGTCGCCATCACCTCGCCCACCTCGCCGACCGGCATCAGGTCATGGGCGCTGCCGCCCTCCCGGACGATGCGCACCTCGGTGTTGAGACACGGGCGTCCGACACTGTTGAGGCGTTCACCCCGCATGTCCTTGGCGACGTTGACGCTGACCATGCCGAACATCTCGGTGGAGCCATAGGCCTGGACGATGTTCGGCGACACCGTGTCCCGGATCCGCCGCAGTGTGGTGCTGTCCATCGGCTCCGCGGCGAACTGGGCCTGGACGACGCTGGCGTAGGTGTCCGCGTTCGAGTCCAGCGTCAGCAGCTTGCGCCACATGGTCGGGGTGAGGGACACGTGCGTGATCCGCTCACGCCGGATGGCGGCCAGGTATTCCGGCAGGTCGAACTTCTCCAGGAACACACAGCACGCGCCCGCGTTGAGGAACGGCACCCACGTCGCATAGCACCCCGTGAAGGCGGTGCTGTAGGGCACGATCACCCGTTGTCCCGGACGCAGGCCGGCGTAGATCCCCAGGGCGGTGCGTGCCGCGTCCACCGCACCCCGATGGCTGTGCAGGACCCCCTTGGGCAGCGACGTCGTCCCCGAGGACAGGATGATCACAGCGGGGTCGTCCTCGGCCGGTACCGGCAGGTCGTGAGCCGGCGCGAACCCTGCCAGGTCCCGCGGGACTTCCCGCCCCGACACCAGTGCCTCGGCGGAACCCGTGGCGCCGGATCGCAGCGGGATCCCCCTGAGCGGACCGGCGCACACCTCGCCCATCGCGGTCAGGGTCGGCGTGAGCGACGCGTCGTGCAGCACGAGGCCGATGTCGAACTTGTCGCACAGCCGCGCCAGGAGTTGCGCCGCCTCACGGGTATGGAAGACCACCGGAATCGCACCTGACCGCACCACCGCCAGCCACGCCACCAGGTGCACCGTCGAAGGCAGGGTCAGCAACCCCACGCGCATGCCGGGCACGACACCTTCGGCGCGCAGCAACGACACCATGCGGCGCGACGCCTCGTCCAGCTCACCGAACGTCAACCGCGAGACGCTGTCCGCCGCGGCCTCGGAGTCGCGAAACACGCGCGCCACCCGATCGAACGCCGCACACACCGTCAACGGACTACCCGTCGACATAACTGCTCCTTTCGTACCCAGTCCGAACTGGGCGCCGGCCCGCAATCCGTCGCGGGCCGGCGGTTTCAGTGGATCCGGTCACTCCCGCGCGCCGGCCCGTCACCAACCGCCTGATCGCCGCGCCGCTCACTCCTCAGCCCTACGGGAGAGGTCGCCAGCCCTCCGGGAGAGGTCGTTCCGCTCGTCGTCCATCGCTGCGCACACGGTTCTCACGCGGCCGCGGTGCCGCTCTCCCCGGGCAGGACCACCACGTTGACGAAGCCCCCCGGCCGCGACCCGACGAACTCGAAAGCCTCGTTGACCTCGGACAGGGCGAAGCTGCGGTGCTCCATGTACGACAGGTCGATCACGCCGGCGGCGATCATGGCGATCATCCGGTCGATCTCCGCCGCGTTGAACCAGTTGGATCCCTTGGCGTGGACGTCCTGCATCAGCACCTCCATGTAGGTCTGCGTGACGTCACCCACGGCACCGCCCGCGACCAGGGCCGCACCTCCACCGTCCTTGACCGCCCGCAGGAGCGCGCTGGTGCCACCGGCGTCGCCGCCCATGCCCAGGCAGTCGTACATCGCGTCGACGCCGATGCCGCCGGTGCGCTCCTTCGCCCAGGCCACGAGGTCGACTCCGTCCTCGGACGAGATCGTCTCGACGCGGCCGGGGGCCATCTGCCGCACCCGCTCCAGCAGTTCGCGGTTGCGCCCGACGCCCAGGATCTTCGTCGCGCCCATGCCGAGGGCGATCGCCACCGCGGCGACACCCAGCGTTCCCGTCACCCCGTTGATCAACAGGCTCTTGCCGGGGCCGAGGCCGGCCTTGAGGAGAGCGGCGAACGAGGTTCCGACGTATCCGAACCGCGAGGCCGTCAGCAGATCGATCGACTCCGGCAGGCGGGCGACCTTCGCCGCCGGGGACAGCACGTACTCCGACAGGCCGCCCAGCGGGTACTGGTTGATCAGCTGCCCACCGTGTTCCGTCGGCGCCATGTAACCGCGCAGGCAGCCGTATGGGCAGAGGTCGGTCCGCCCGCGCCGGCACTGGTGGCATGTGTTGCAGGTCAGCCACGGGTCGACGTAGACCCGCTCCCCCACCTCGAGATCGATGACGTGCTCACCCACCGCCTCGACCGTCCCCGCCACGTCGAGCCCGAACACCGCGGGAAAGTCCTGCATCACGAACGGGGTGTAGCCATTGATGACGTTGAACGAGTTGGGCACGAGCGAGCAGGCCGCGACCTTGACCAGGACGTCGTTCGGGCCTGGAACCGGCTTGTCGGCCAAGCCGACCTCAAGCGGTTTGCCCGGGGCGACGAGACGGGCGACATTGATCTTTGGCATGGTCTGAACCTCACTGTTCGGGACCCCCTCACCCCTGGGCAGACGCAGCAGTGTGAAGAGAAAGCAGCAGTGTGAAAAGAAGAGGGAAGGCCTGTTGCACCTTGCGGGTCAGGTGGAGATGTCGGGATGGGGCAGCGTGACGTGCGCCAGGCGGCGCGCGTACTCCCTGTGAAATCCCAGTGGTTCGTCGAAGTCGTGCTCGAAAAGCGCGATGAACAGCGTCACGGTGAGGAAGGGGTGGGCACCCAGGTGGAAAAGAGTGACGTAGTCGTGCGTGCTGAGCGCCTCCCGCTCGACGTCGTCGAAGGCGAGCCAGGTGCTGCGCTCGTCGTCGCGGGCGCCCAGGATCCGGTTGGCCTCGTGCTCCTCCCACCACGCGACGGTTCCGCGCGGGTCCTCGTGGTACCGCTCCGTCAGCTCGCTGTCCCGGTCAATGGTGAAGAGGAACTTGTTGACGAGATATCTGCTCACTGCGGGGCCCCTTCCGGGTACCACGTGAAGTAGGCCTCCATCGTGTGGTAGAGGTCGAGGGTGTCGACGTAGTCCGCCTTCGCGTTCTCCCCGGCGACACCCATCATGAGCATGAAGTCCATGAATCCGTGCGTGGCGTTGCCCGGCAGGTGCAGGCTGTCGAGCGTCACCTCTGAGAGGCATCCGTCGAAGTCGCCCGACGCGATCCAGTTGACGGCCTTGCGGTCGAACTCCGGGTCCGGTCCGTGC of Streptomyces phaeolivaceus contains these proteins:
- a CDS encoding class I adenylate-forming enzyme family protein, encoding MSTGSPLTVCAAFDRVARVFRDSEAAADSVSRLTFGELDEASRRMVSLLRAEGVVPGMRVGLLTLPSTVHLVAWLAVVRSGAIPVVFHTREAAQLLARLCDKFDIGLVLHDASLTPTLTAMGEVCAGPLRGIPLRSGATGSAEALVSGREVPRDLAGFAPAHDLPVPAEDDPAVIILSSGTTSLPKGVLHSHRGAVDAARTALGIYAGLRPGQRVIVPYSTAFTGCYATWVPFLNAGACCVFLEKFDLPEYLAAIRRERITHVSLTPTMWRKLLTLDSNADTYASVVQAQFAAEPMDSTTLRRIRDTVSPNIVQAYGSTEMFGMVSVNVAKDMRGERLNSVGRPCLNTEVRIVREGGSAHDLMPVGEVGEVMATSPSVGEGVWGDEALTAKLFHVDEDGRRWWRSGDLGRLDEDGFLFLEGRSDDMIISGGINIMPNAVEEVLLGHPSVTEAAVVGLPHPEWGQQVHAFVVTGDPSLTAKALEDFMATSPLSGYQRPRKFHFVSSLPRTATNKLNRRRLREAGEPAREAVTESG
- a CDS encoding alcohol dehydrogenase catalytic domain-containing protein; this encodes MPKINVARLVAPGKPLEVGLADKPVPGPNDVLVKVAACSLVPNSFNVINGYTPFVMQDFPAVFGLDVAGTVEAVGEHVIDLEVGERVYVDPWLTCNTCHQCRRGRTDLCPYGCLRGYMAPTEHGGQLINQYPLGGLSEYVLSPAAKVARLPESIDLLTASRFGYVGTSFAALLKAGLGPGKSLLINGVTGTLGVAAVAIALGMGATKILGVGRNRELLERVRQMAPGRVETISSEDGVDLVAWAKERTGGIGVDAMYDCLGMGGDAGGTSALLRAVKDGGGAALVAGGAVGDVTQTYMEVLMQDVHAKGSNWFNAAEIDRMIAMIAAGVIDLSYMEHRSFALSEVNEAFEFVGSRPGGFVNVVVLPGESGTAAA
- a CDS encoding acyl-CoA dehydrogenase C-terminal domain-containing protein, producing MPDYQPPLDDLKFVLNDVLAVGHLTEFSGFENVDEDLVSSTIDLFGDFAAKEIAPWNAEGDRVGATLGPDGVVCAPGFVDAYRGYVDGGWPSLTCRTEDGGDGMPGFLYTIIEEVLAGANFSFAMAPLTSPGAYEVISRRASDELKARYLPKIVTGEWMTAMSLTEPHCGTALGLLRTRAELNADGSFRITGTKMFNSWGDHDLTENIVHLVLARLPNAPEGIRGISLFLVPKYLVGPDGELGERNGFSVSSLEKKLGVHASPTCVTNFDGATGYLVGAPNRGMANMFIIMNHMRLATGACAVGVSDAAYRNALNYTRERLAGRSVTGPKHPELPADPIIVHPDVRRMLMTMRALVEGGRAFCFWVSLNLDLAAVHPDPLEEEAHEALVSLLTPVVKAFLSDKASECTDIALQCFGGHGFIQDNGAEQYLRDVRMLRLGEGTSGIQAMDFIGRKVVGDDAQTLSRYFDSIRQTLDLLDGTGLPGITDELRQALDSVVRLTQEELPRWKRDPEGMAAVSLDYLHMVGYLSLGFMWAKMAGTADKGLQGAPADPTFLQNKLRTARFYCSYLLPEIETLAIRIRAGGSAVMAIPEHEF